One genomic segment of Burkholderiaceae bacterium includes these proteins:
- a CDS encoding IS21 family transposase, which produces MSTLSKLRRLVLRQDVSVREASRRLGISRNTATKWLKDGQMAEPRYPQRVSGPSILDPYKEQLSQWLKADSHRSKRDRRGIKAMFEALRAQGYSGSRGPVYAFAQRWQQEQGNAARGAGFVPLSFELGEAFQFDWSCEYLFIGGLRRRLEVAHTKLAASRAFCLVAYYSQAHEMLFDAHARAFALFGGVPRRGIYDNMKTAVDKVGHGKQRSVNARFEAMTGHYLFEPEFCNRAAGWEKGVVEKNVQDRRKDIWREASERRWGTLGELNDWLQQACVKAWAEMSHPEWTQLTVADVWQDERARLMPNPRAFDGYVEQPVRVSATALIHFQRNRYSVPCEWIHAVVSLRAYADGLLVVGPDGRQVRLARSFERDQTLYDWMHYIALIERKPGALRNGAPFKTMPEPLQEMQRQLLRHSGGDRVMAQVLMGVSLHGLEAVVVAVELALQSGRVSAEHVLNVLSRLKEQRVPEPPVATMLKLNTPPLANLQRYDALRNVQPHEASPESDHA; this is translated from the coding sequence GTGAGCACATTGAGCAAGTTACGCCGCCTCGTGCTGAGGCAGGACGTGTCGGTGCGCGAGGCCAGCCGGCGCCTGGGCATCTCGCGCAACACAGCCACCAAGTGGCTCAAAGACGGGCAGATGGCCGAACCCCGATACCCGCAGCGGGTGTCGGGCCCCAGCATCCTGGATCCGTACAAGGAGCAGTTGAGCCAATGGCTCAAGGCCGATAGCCATCGCAGCAAACGCGATCGACGCGGGATCAAGGCCATGTTTGAGGCGCTGCGCGCGCAGGGCTACAGCGGCAGCCGAGGGCCGGTCTACGCCTTTGCCCAGCGCTGGCAGCAAGAGCAAGGCAACGCTGCGCGTGGTGCGGGGTTCGTGCCGCTGAGCTTCGAGTTGGGCGAGGCGTTCCAGTTCGACTGGAGCTGCGAGTACCTGTTCATCGGCGGGCTGCGCCGCCGCCTGGAAGTGGCACACACCAAGCTGGCGGCCAGTCGCGCCTTCTGCCTGGTGGCGTACTACAGCCAAGCGCACGAGATGCTGTTCGATGCGCACGCACGGGCGTTCGCCCTCTTCGGTGGCGTGCCCCGGCGGGGCATCTACGACAACATGAAGACCGCTGTGGACAAGGTCGGCCATGGCAAACAGCGCAGCGTCAATGCACGCTTCGAGGCGATGACCGGGCACTACCTGTTCGAGCCGGAGTTCTGCAACCGGGCCGCCGGCTGGGAGAAGGGGGTCGTGGAGAAGAACGTTCAGGATCGGCGCAAGGACATCTGGCGTGAGGCCAGCGAGCGGCGCTGGGGGACGCTTGGTGAACTCAACGACTGGTTGCAGCAGGCCTGCGTGAAGGCCTGGGCTGAGATGAGTCACCCGGAATGGACTCAGCTCACGGTGGCCGATGTCTGGCAGGACGAACGTGCTCGTCTCATGCCCAACCCCCGTGCGTTTGATGGCTACGTGGAGCAGCCGGTACGGGTCTCTGCGACCGCACTGATCCACTTCCAGCGCAACCGCTACAGCGTGCCGTGTGAATGGATTCATGCGGTGGTCAGTCTGCGGGCCTACGCGGATGGCCTGCTGGTGGTCGGGCCCGATGGGCGACAGGTGCGCCTGGCGCGCAGCTTCGAACGTGATCAGACGCTCTACGACTGGATGCATTACATCGCGCTCATCGAGCGAAAGCCCGGCGCGCTGCGCAACGGCGCGCCCTTCAAGACCATGCCCGAGCCACTGCAGGAAATGCAGCGCCAGTTGCTGCGCCACAGCGGTGGCGACAGGGTGATGGCGCAGGTGCTCATGGGGGTGAGCCTGCATGGACTGGAGGCCGTGGTGGTGGCGGTAGAGCTGGCGCTGCAGTCCGGGCGGGTGAGTGCCGAGCACGTGCTCAACGTGCTCTCGCGTCTGAAGGAGCAGCGCGTGCCCGAGCCACCGGTGGCCACGATGCTCAAGCTCAACACGCCGCCACTGGCCAACCTGCAGCGCTACGACGCACTGCGCAACGTCCAGCCTCATGAGGCATCACCGGA